One window of Hymenobacter sp. BRD128 genomic DNA carries:
- a CDS encoding ATP-dependent DNA helicase RecQ — protein MPDARTIPSADPLALLRQYWGHQQFRPGQQEIIEAVLAGRDALALLPTGGGKSVCFQVPALARPGICVVVTPLIALMRDQVENLRRRGLKAEAVYAGMSHQEIDQALDNCVYGREVKFLYVSPERLLTDLFRARVARMSVGLLAIDEAHCLSQWGYDFRPPYLRIAELRALLPPEVPCIALTATATGQVRQDIVEKLNFRPGYGIFTQSFARPRLSYSVLQTEDKQRRLLEVLRGVGANKTGIVYARTRRQAEDTAAWLSQQKLPAAAYHAGLPAEQRIRIQQDWLADKTRIIVATNAFGMGIDKPDVRVVAHLDAPATLEAYYQEAGRAGRDGLYAFAVLLSGPADADSLRRQAQLAHPPPDVVRRVYQALANYSRTAVGGGELVAFDFDLGAFAETYRLKAVDAHHALKMLEQQGFVQLTEAVNQPARVQLISNQHDLYQFQVANAQHDQLIKALLRLYGGELFVAFQAISESALARHLRQSTVDVTRQLRYLHSTGVLHYQPRRELPQALFLTPRYDAAQLPLDERRLKAAKRLTEHQTRAVIDYAASLTQCRQQLLLDYFAEPDAPACGVCDVCLARKKARQAPESAAGLQAGLLDLLRAAPLLPRQVVARYPAAEASAVTNALRELVELGQLTYAADGRLGARHE, from the coding sequence ATGCCCGATGCCCGCACTATACCCAGCGCCGACCCGCTCGCCCTGCTGCGCCAGTATTGGGGCCACCAGCAGTTTCGGCCAGGGCAGCAGGAGATTATCGAGGCGGTGCTGGCCGGGCGCGATGCGCTGGCCCTGCTGCCCACCGGCGGCGGCAAAAGCGTATGCTTCCAGGTGCCGGCGCTGGCTAGGCCGGGCATCTGCGTGGTGGTGACGCCGCTCATCGCCCTCATGCGCGACCAAGTGGAAAACCTGCGCAGGCGCGGCCTCAAGGCCGAGGCCGTGTACGCGGGCATGAGCCACCAGGAAATCGACCAGGCGCTCGACAACTGCGTGTATGGCCGCGAGGTGAAGTTTTTGTATGTCAGCCCCGAGCGGCTACTCACTGACCTGTTTCGGGCGCGAGTGGCGCGTATGAGCGTGGGCCTGCTGGCCATTGATGAGGCGCACTGCCTCTCGCAGTGGGGCTACGATTTTCGGCCGCCCTACCTGCGCATCGCCGAGCTGCGAGCGCTGCTGCCGCCCGAGGTGCCGTGCATTGCCCTCACGGCCACCGCCACCGGCCAGGTGCGGCAGGATATTGTGGAGAAGCTCAACTTCCGGCCCGGCTACGGCATTTTTACTCAAAGCTTCGCTAGGCCCAGGCTCTCCTATTCGGTGCTGCAAACCGAGGACAAGCAGCGCCGCCTGCTGGAGGTGCTGCGCGGCGTGGGAGCTAATAAAACGGGTATCGTGTACGCCCGCACCCGCCGCCAGGCTGAGGACACGGCCGCCTGGCTGAGCCAGCAGAAGCTGCCCGCCGCCGCCTACCACGCCGGCCTGCCCGCCGAGCAGCGCATCCGCATTCAGCAAGACTGGCTAGCCGATAAAACGCGCATCATCGTGGCTACCAATGCTTTCGGGATGGGTATCGACAAGCCCGATGTGCGGGTAGTGGCTCACCTCGACGCGCCCGCCACCCTCGAAGCCTACTACCAGGAAGCGGGCCGCGCCGGGCGCGACGGCCTCTACGCCTTTGCCGTGCTGCTCAGCGGCCCCGCCGATGCCGACAGCCTGCGTAGGCAAGCGCAGCTTGCCCACCCGCCGCCCGATGTGGTGCGCCGGGTGTACCAGGCGCTGGCCAACTACTCGCGCACGGCCGTGGGCGGCGGCGAGCTGGTGGCGTTCGACTTCGACCTCGGCGCCTTTGCCGAAACCTACCGCCTCAAGGCCGTCGATGCCCACCACGCCCTCAAGATGCTGGAGCAGCAGGGCTTTGTGCAGCTCACCGAGGCCGTGAACCAGCCGGCCAGGGTGCAGCTCATTAGCAATCAGCACGATTTGTATCAGTTTCAGGTGGCCAATGCCCAGCACGACCAGCTTATCAAGGCGCTGCTCAGGCTGTATGGCGGCGAGCTGTTTGTGGCATTTCAGGCTATTTCAGAAAGCGCGCTAGCCCGGCATCTGCGCCAAAGCACTGTGGACGTGACGCGCCAGCTGCGCTACCTGCACAGCACCGGCGTATTGCACTACCAGCCCCGGCGCGAGCTGCCGCAGGCGCTCTTCCTCACGCCGCGCTACGACGCTGCCCAGCTGCCGCTCGATGAGCGCCGCCTCAAGGCCGCCAAGCGGCTCACTGAGCATCAGACCAGGGCCGTCATCGACTACGCCGCTAGCCTCACGCAGTGCCGCCAGCAACTGCTGCTCGACTACTTTGCCGAGCCCGATGCGCCCGCCTGCGGCGTGTGCGACGTGTGCCTGGCCCGCAAAAAAGCCCGGCAAGCGCCCGAAAGCGCCGCCGGGCTGCAAGCCGGACTACTCGACTTATTGCGCGCCGCGCCGCTGCTGCCGCGCCAGGTAGTGGCCCGCTACCCGGCCGCCGAGGCTTCGGCCGTAACAAACGCTCTGCGCGAACTGGTGGAGCTGGGCCAGCTGACCTACGCCGCCGACGGCCGGCTGGGGGCGCGGCATGAATGA
- the sucC gene encoding ADP-forming succinate--CoA ligase subunit beta translates to MNIHEYQGKEILKKYGVRVQEGLTADTAEEAVEAAKKLTEQTGTSWYVIKAQIHAGGRGKGGGVKLAKNLEQVKDIAGQIIGMQLVTKQTGAEGRKVHKVLIAQDVYYPGESPTKEYYMSVLLDRTSGKNVIIYTTEGGMDIEEVAESHPEKIHKEFVDPAVGLQGFQARKIAFGLGLSGDAFKEMVKFVTALYKAYDETDSAMFEINPVLKTSDNKILAVDAKVTLDDNALYRHKDFVALRDLNEEDPLEVEASESNLNYVKLDGNVGCMVNGAGLAMATMDIIKLSGGEPANFLDVGGGANAQTVEAGFRIILKDPNVKAILINIFGGIVRCDRVANGVVEAYKKIGDIRVPIIVRLQGTNAEEGARIIDESGLKVYSATLLKDAAARVKEVLAMA, encoded by the coding sequence ATGAATATTCACGAGTATCAAGGCAAGGAAATCCTGAAAAAGTATGGCGTGCGCGTGCAGGAAGGCCTCACCGCCGACACTGCCGAAGAAGCCGTAGAAGCCGCCAAAAAGCTCACCGAGCAAACCGGCACCAGCTGGTACGTTATCAAGGCCCAGATTCACGCCGGCGGCCGGGGCAAGGGCGGCGGAGTGAAGCTCGCCAAGAACCTGGAGCAGGTAAAAGACATCGCCGGCCAGATTATCGGCATGCAGCTCGTGACCAAGCAAACCGGCGCCGAAGGCCGCAAGGTACACAAGGTGCTCATCGCCCAGGACGTGTACTACCCCGGCGAAAGCCCCACCAAGGAGTACTACATGAGCGTGCTGCTCGACCGTACGTCGGGTAAGAACGTGATTATCTACACCACCGAGGGTGGCATGGACATCGAGGAGGTGGCCGAGTCGCACCCCGAGAAAATCCACAAGGAGTTTGTGGACCCCGCAGTGGGCCTGCAAGGCTTCCAGGCCCGCAAAATCGCCTTCGGCCTCGGCCTCTCGGGCGATGCCTTCAAGGAGATGGTGAAGTTCGTAACGGCGCTATACAAGGCTTACGACGAAACCGACTCGGCCATGTTCGAGATTAACCCGGTGCTGAAAACGTCGGACAATAAAATCCTGGCCGTGGACGCCAAGGTGACCCTGGACGACAATGCCCTCTACCGCCACAAGGATTTTGTGGCCCTGCGCGACCTCAACGAGGAAGACCCGCTGGAAGTGGAGGCTAGCGAAAGCAACCTCAACTACGTGAAGCTCGACGGCAACGTGGGCTGCATGGTAAACGGCGCCGGCTTGGCCATGGCTACCATGGACATCATCAAGCTGAGCGGCGGCGAGCCCGCCAACTTCCTCGACGTAGGGGGTGGAGCCAATGCCCAGACGGTGGAGGCGGGCTTCCGCATCATCCTGAAGGACCCGAACGTGAAGGCCATCCTCATCAACATCTTCGGCGGCATCGTGCGCTGCGACCGGGTAGCCAACGGTGTGGTGGAAGCCTACAAGAAAATCGGCGATATCCGCGTGCCCATCATCGTGCGCCTGCAAGGCACCAACGCTGAAGAAGGTGCCCGCATCATCGACGAGAGCGGCCTGAAAGTGTATTCGGCTACCCTGCTGAAAGACGCCGCCGCCCGCGTAAAAGAAGTGCTGGCAATGGCGTAA
- a CDS encoding PASTA domain-containing protein — MSFFKSDTWFDVFKHLALIVALGVALVLGFFYVYLPITTHHGETIVVPKITGMNLADLENYLDEHHLAYFVDDSSYAPGTRPLTVLTQEPAPGEKVKQDRKIYISVAMRRPPVIKMPKLTDGSVKNAQLILASYDLTIGQIKLVPNVAKDAVLKQSVGGREIAAGAPIAKGTKVDLEVGDGLGNTEFAMPNLVNMPEDEARTLLAGQHLEVGEVFKQPAETGQAPGTVVRQRPVAAPGATIRMGQLVDLWIAE, encoded by the coding sequence ATGTCCTTTTTTAAATCCGATACCTGGTTCGACGTATTCAAGCACCTGGCGCTGATTGTGGCGCTGGGCGTGGCGCTGGTGCTGGGCTTTTTCTACGTGTACCTGCCCATTACCACGCACCACGGCGAAACCATTGTGGTGCCTAAAATAACGGGCATGAACCTGGCCGACCTGGAGAATTACCTCGACGAGCACCACCTGGCGTACTTCGTGGATGACAGCAGCTATGCGCCCGGCACCCGGCCCCTGACGGTGCTGACGCAGGAGCCCGCGCCCGGCGAAAAGGTGAAGCAGGACCGCAAAATCTACATTTCGGTGGCCATGCGCCGTCCGCCGGTCATCAAGATGCCCAAGCTGACCGATGGTTCGGTGAAAAATGCCCAGCTTATTCTGGCTAGCTACGACCTCACCATCGGCCAGATAAAGCTGGTGCCCAACGTGGCCAAAGACGCCGTGCTGAAGCAGTCGGTAGGCGGGCGCGAAATAGCGGCCGGCGCGCCCATCGCCAAGGGCACCAAGGTAGACCTGGAAGTGGGCGATGGCCTCGGCAACACCGAGTTTGCGATGCCCAACCTCGTGAACATGCCCGAGGATGAGGCCCGCACCCTGCTAGCCGGCCAGCACCTGGAAGTGGGCGAAGTATTTAAGCAGCCCGCCGAAACCGGCCAGGCGCCCGGCACGGTGGTGCGCCAGCGGCCGGTGGCCGCGCCGGGCGCTACCATTCGGATGGGCCAGCTGGTAGATTTGTGGATAGCGGAGTAA
- a CDS encoding D-alanine--D-alanine ligase codes for MRIGIFFGGTSREREISFAGGRTVFDNLDKGLFQPVPIFVDSQGHFILLDWQYLYKGTIRDFYPPVAALPDTRHPWQVYIESLGELSPAALTELISHVGRQVEASELPQLMDFAFLALHGPGGEDGAIQGLLEWVGIPYSGSGILPSAFGIDKIAQKKLLKATGLATPDFYVLTAADWTAAEPDALLSMLGRELGLPLVLKAPRQGSSIGISIVREKDPAQFSAAVDRALFRRTLTKAEWEAMDEEGQRTWVRQLADIREGIGLPVTAIGLPMSLNKVLAAQQKLIYHPETLLDNIKEKFYWEADAINIQSTTGETQVLIESFVAGREFSCIVVEDENGAPLALPPTEIVKGTEVFDYRAKYLPGLARKVTPIDLPEADIERIRQEAQQMFATFGFEVYARLDGFIQADGTIFLNDPNTTSGMLPASFFFHQAAEIGLNPSQFLTYIIRTSLNARRRNGMKPVQLGAALATLDADIQSRQQVQDDRIRVAVIMGGYSSERHISVESGRNIYEKLSSSVKYRPVPVFLAGNSEEFRLYELPINVMLKDNADDIREKIEHAEAGEASHPVLARIRQEARGITGTYAGQPVAAPRRLSFAELAAKVDEVFIALHGRPGEDGALQQELEKYGLPYNGSGAASSAVTINKFETNRRLREAGLRVADHRLAQRLEWLADPEAFYRSLESQFGYPFIAKPADDGCSSAVKKIKNRAELAAFSEQIFRREEPLLVGPAEVLHLGFKEEFPQKDAFLVETLIGPDGAAKFLEITGGLLTSYDAQGQLQIEVFEASEALATGEVLSLEEKFLAGEGQNITPARYAQDPAERQRISDEVKRVLRRVAEILHIEGYARIDAFVRVRESGAIEVLIIEVNSLPGMTPATCIFHQTALAGYTPYQFIDRILDFGKARQAKTLTRN; via the coding sequence ATGAGAATCGGCATTTTCTTTGGGGGCACCTCGCGCGAGCGCGAGATTTCGTTCGCCGGCGGGCGCACCGTGTTTGACAATCTGGATAAGGGTCTGTTTCAGCCCGTTCCCATTTTTGTGGACAGCCAGGGGCACTTCATCCTGCTCGACTGGCAGTACCTCTACAAGGGCACCATCCGCGATTTTTACCCGCCCGTGGCCGCCCTGCCCGACACGCGCCACCCCTGGCAGGTCTACATCGAAAGCCTGGGCGAGCTGAGCCCCGCGGCCCTCACGGAGCTTATCAGCCACGTCGGCCGCCAGGTGGAGGCCAGCGAGCTGCCCCAGCTCATGGATTTTGCCTTCCTGGCCCTGCACGGCCCGGGCGGTGAGGATGGCGCCATTCAGGGCCTGCTGGAGTGGGTGGGTATCCCGTACTCGGGCTCGGGGATATTGCCCTCGGCCTTCGGCATCGATAAAATCGCGCAGAAGAAATTACTGAAAGCCACCGGGCTAGCCACGCCCGATTTCTACGTGCTTACCGCCGCCGACTGGACCGCCGCAGAACCCGATGCGCTGCTGTCGATGCTGGGCCGCGAGCTAGGCCTGCCGCTGGTGCTGAAGGCGCCGCGCCAGGGCAGCAGCATCGGCATCAGCATTGTGCGGGAGAAAGACCCGGCGCAGTTCAGCGCCGCCGTAGACCGTGCGCTGTTTCGCCGCACGCTCACCAAAGCTGAATGGGAAGCGATGGACGAAGAAGGCCAACGCACATGGGTACGGCAGTTGGCTGATATTCGCGAAGGCATCGGGCTGCCGGTAACTGCGATAGGATTGCCAATGAGTCTTAATAAGGTTTTAGCCGCACAACAAAAGCTTATTTATCATCCAGAAACTTTGCTTGATAACATCAAGGAGAAATTCTATTGGGAGGCTGATGCAATAAACATCCAGAGCACGACTGGCGAAACTCAGGTACTCATCGAGAGCTTCGTGGCCGGCCGTGAGTTCTCGTGCATTGTGGTGGAAGACGAGAACGGCGCCCCGCTAGCCCTCCCTCCTACCGAAATTGTGAAGGGCACCGAAGTCTTCGACTACCGCGCCAAGTACCTGCCGGGGCTGGCCCGCAAGGTGACGCCCATCGACCTGCCCGAGGCCGATATCGAGCGCATCCGGCAGGAGGCGCAGCAGATGTTCGCCACCTTCGGCTTCGAGGTGTATGCGCGGCTTGATGGCTTCATTCAGGCCGACGGCACCATCTTCCTCAACGACCCGAACACTACGAGCGGCATGCTGCCGGCCTCGTTCTTCTTCCACCAGGCGGCCGAGATTGGGCTGAACCCCAGCCAGTTCCTGACCTACATCATCCGCACCTCGCTGAATGCGCGGCGGCGCAACGGCATGAAGCCGGTGCAGCTCGGCGCGGCCCTGGCCACGCTCGATGCCGATATCCAGTCGCGCCAGCAAGTGCAGGACGACCGCATCCGGGTGGCCGTGATTATGGGCGGCTACTCGTCCGAGCGGCACATTTCGGTGGAGAGCGGGCGTAATATCTACGAAAAGCTTTCTTCGAGCGTGAAGTACCGGCCGGTGCCGGTGTTCCTGGCCGGCAACAGCGAGGAGTTCCGCCTCTACGAGCTGCCCATCAACGTGATGCTCAAGGATAACGCGGACGACATCCGCGAGAAAATCGAGCACGCCGAGGCCGGCGAGGCCAGCCACCCGGTGCTGGCGCGCATCCGGCAGGAGGCCCGCGGCATCACCGGCACCTACGCCGGGCAGCCGGTGGCCGCGCCGCGCCGCCTCTCGTTTGCGGAGCTGGCCGCAAAGGTTGACGAAGTGTTCATTGCCTTGCACGGCCGGCCCGGCGAAGACGGGGCCTTGCAGCAGGAGCTGGAGAAATACGGCCTGCCCTACAACGGCTCGGGCGCGGCCTCTTCGGCCGTGACCATCAACAAGTTTGAAACCAACCGCCGCCTGCGCGAGGCCGGCCTGCGCGTGGCCGACCACCGCCTGGCCCAGCGCCTGGAGTGGCTAGCCGACCCCGAGGCCTTCTACCGCAGCCTCGAAAGTCAGTTTGGCTACCCCTTCATCGCCAAGCCGGCCGACGACGGCTGCTCGTCGGCGGTGAAAAAGATTAAGAACCGCGCCGAGCTGGCGGCCTTTAGCGAGCAGATTTTCCGGCGCGAGGAGCCGTTGCTCGTGGGCCCGGCCGAGGTGCTGCACCTGGGCTTCAAGGAGGAATTTCCGCAGAAAGACGCCTTTTTGGTGGAAACGCTCATTGGCCCCGATGGCGCGGCTAAGTTCCTGGAAATCACGGGCGGCTTGCTGACTTCGTATGATGCGCAAGGCCAGCTGCAAATCGAGGTTTTTGAGGCTAGCGAGGCCCTGGCTACCGGCGAGGTGCTGAGCCTGGAGGAGAAATTTCTGGCCGGCGAGGGCCAGAATATTACCCCGGCCCGCTACGCCCAGGACCCGGCCGAGCGCCAGCGCATCAGCGACGAGGTGAAGCGGGTGCTGCGCCGGGTGGCCGAGATTTTGCACATTGAGGGCTACGCCCGCATCGACGCCTTTGTGCGGGTGCGCGAGTCGGGCGCTATTGAGGTGCTTATTATTGAAGTCAATTCCTTGCCCGGCATGACGCCCGCGACTTGTATTTTTCACCAAACGGCGCTGGCGGGCTACACGCCCTACCAGTTTATCGACCGGATTCTGGACTTTGGCAAGGCGCGGCAGGCGAAAACACTCACACGCAATTAA
- a CDS encoding T9SS type A sorting domain-containing protein produces MNQLLRLLGLPAVLLSLMAQAQTTPLVLTPQPLSTDPSRAASATASTATLRTAALALPFFEDFTLPRDGQPSPLRWQPATTSYPDGSGLTQHYGGGGAYVSNRLAIEPLTRGTATLDGLRANGQPYTPGSASFYSATDTLTSQPIDLSGYSPANNLYLSYAWQAGTLAGAPVAASSGAPVFLTLEFLDNVGRWNTIWTYNAEGKTTRFWQKIFPLNQASYYHSGFRFRFRASGNQASSRDAFGLDYIYLNANRAANDTIFQDIATSRGLSSPLQSYTAMPAWQYAASTASPLNPAMTATVNNLLPSGNPTPISWLGTVRELTGGGFGGGTWVTGNQPLLAGARQVVISGDARTAPLPAATTTRRYRYTLALQTNETNPLTLPNDTTYRDLELADYYAFDDGTAESFLTLPAQSTGPVSYYAYPITAAKSDQVKAIRLAPVFNNIPLAQGGENYQNRSVTVAVWADNNGQPANTPLATQTAVLPNPLPTSGQVFIDVPFATPVPVSGRFYIGYGQASNGQFLPYGFDLNNASTAPTLFYNKQNAWSAPTLTTPGTIMMRAVMNNGVLATQAQQAVNAQFSLYPNPAPTGIAVAVSGPPFRRAVVLDVLGRPVWQQPATEAGQPTLRLPASLAAGVYLVQLTLPDGSTATRRLVVE; encoded by the coding sequence ATGAACCAACTACTCCGCTTACTCGGGCTGCCGGCCGTGCTCCTGAGCCTGATGGCACAGGCGCAAACCACGCCGCTCGTGCTCACGCCCCAGCCGCTGAGCACCGACCCTAGCCGGGCGGCCAGCGCAACGGCCAGCACCGCCACGCTGCGCACGGCGGCGTTGGCGCTGCCTTTTTTTGAGGACTTTACCTTGCCGCGCGATGGCCAGCCCAGCCCTTTGCGCTGGCAGCCCGCCACCACCAGCTACCCCGATGGCAGCGGCCTTACGCAGCATTACGGCGGCGGCGGGGCCTACGTGAGCAATCGCCTGGCCATTGAGCCGCTCACGCGCGGCACCGCCACGCTCGACGGCCTGCGCGCTAATGGCCAGCCCTACACGCCCGGCTCGGCCTCGTTTTACAGCGCCACCGATACACTTACTTCGCAACCTATTGATTTGAGCGGTTATTCGCCCGCCAATAACCTGTACCTCAGCTACGCTTGGCAGGCGGGCACGCTGGCCGGGGCGCCGGTGGCCGCTAGCAGCGGCGCCCCGGTGTTTTTGACGCTGGAGTTTTTGGACAATGTGGGGCGCTGGAATACTATCTGGACTTACAATGCCGAGGGTAAAACCACCCGGTTCTGGCAGAAGATTTTTCCGCTCAACCAAGCCAGCTATTATCACAGCGGCTTTCGGTTTCGGTTTCGGGCCTCAGGCAACCAAGCGTCGAGCCGCGACGCGTTTGGGCTGGATTATATTTATTTGAACGCCAACCGGGCAGCCAACGATACTATCTTTCAAGATATTGCCACCAGCCGGGGCCTCAGTAGTCCGCTCCAAAGCTACACGGCCATGCCGGCCTGGCAGTATGCCGCCAGCACCGCTAGCCCGCTCAACCCGGCCATGACGGCCACCGTCAACAACCTGCTGCCCAGCGGCAACCCTACGCCCATTAGCTGGCTGGGCACGGTGCGCGAGCTGACGGGCGGGGGCTTCGGGGGTGGCACCTGGGTTACCGGTAATCAGCCGCTGCTGGCCGGGGCGCGGCAGGTGGTTATCAGCGGCGATGCGCGCACGGCGCCGCTGCCAGCCGCTACCACCACCCGGCGCTACCGCTACACGCTGGCGCTGCAAACCAACGAAACCAACCCGCTCACGCTGCCCAACGACACCACCTACCGCGACCTGGAGCTGGCTGACTACTACGCCTTCGATGATGGTACGGCCGAGTCTTTTCTGACGTTGCCGGCCCAGAGCACGGGGCCGGTTTCGTACTACGCCTACCCCATCACGGCGGCCAAGAGCGACCAGGTGAAGGCCATCCGGCTAGCCCCGGTTTTCAATAATATCCCCTTGGCGCAGGGCGGCGAAAACTACCAGAACCGCTCGGTGACGGTGGCCGTGTGGGCCGACAACAACGGCCAGCCCGCCAATACGCCCCTGGCCACCCAGACCGCCGTGCTGCCCAACCCCCTGCCCACGAGCGGGCAGGTGTTTATCGACGTTCCGTTTGCGACGCCGGTGCCGGTGTCGGGGCGGTTTTATATCGGCTACGGACAGGCATCTAACGGGCAGTTTCTGCCCTACGGCTTCGATTTGAACAACGCCTCGACGGCGCCGACGCTGTTTTATAACAAGCAGAATGCGTGGTCGGCGCCCACGCTCACCACGCCCGGCACTATTATGATGCGCGCCGTGATGAACAACGGCGTGCTCGCCACCCAAGCCCAGCAGGCCGTGAATGCGCAGTTCAGTCTGTATCCTAACCCTGCTCCGACCGGCATTGCCGTGGCCGTGAGCGGGCCGCCTTTCCGCCGCGCGGTGGTGCTCGACGTGCTGGGCCGCCCGGTGTGGCAGCAGCCCGCCACCGAGGCGGGCCAGCCCACCCTGCGCCTGCCGGCTAGCTTGGCCGCCGGCGTGTACCTGGTGCAGCTAACTTTGCCCGATGGCAGCACGGCTACCCGCCGCCTGGTAGTGGAATAA
- a CDS encoding rhodanese-like domain-containing protein, translated as MPDITASELHQRQQAGETPTIIDVREPWEFEESRISGSQNIPLGTLPQHLDDLEDHKDQEVIVHCKSGARSSAAKAFLTQQGFTNVRNLEGGIMAYQGS; from the coding sequence ATGCCCGACATCACCGCTTCCGAACTGCACCAGCGCCAGCAAGCCGGCGAAACACCCACCATCATCGACGTGCGCGAGCCCTGGGAGTTTGAGGAAAGTCGCATCAGCGGCAGCCAGAACATTCCGCTCGGCACCTTGCCCCAGCATCTCGACGACCTGGAAGACCATAAAGACCAAGAAGTTATCGTGCACTGCAAGAGCGGCGCCCGCTCCTCAGCCGCCAAGGCTTTTCTGACCCAGCAAGGCTTCACCAATGTGCGCAACCTGGAAGGTGGCATTATGGCCTACCAGGGCAGTTAG
- a CDS encoding aldo/keto reductase has product MEFTRLGKTGLQVSKICLGTMTYGTPTERWPWALKEEASRPFIQKALELGINFFDTADVYSNGASEEVVGRALRDFAKRDEVVLATKVFNPMGPGPNDKGLSRKHIMSAIDASLKRLGTDYVDLYQIHRWDYDTPIEETLEALHDVVKAGKARYIGASSMFSWQFAQALYLADKHNWTRFVSMQPHYNLVYREEEREMLPLCQDQGIGVIPWSPLARGLLTGGRSKERNETERAKTDAFGKSLYGRDDDFAVADRVTEIAREHGLPNAQIALAWMLSKPVITAPIVGASKPGHLEDAVAAVGVRLSEDEITRLEAPYQPHPVLGFS; this is encoded by the coding sequence ATGGAATTTACCCGCTTAGGAAAAACTGGCTTGCAGGTTTCCAAAATTTGCCTGGGCACTATGACTTACGGCACGCCCACCGAGCGCTGGCCCTGGGCCCTTAAGGAGGAGGCTAGCCGGCCGTTTATTCAAAAAGCCCTGGAGCTGGGCATCAACTTCTTCGACACGGCCGACGTGTACTCGAACGGGGCTAGCGAGGAAGTGGTGGGCCGCGCCCTGCGCGACTTTGCCAAGCGCGATGAAGTGGTGCTGGCCACCAAAGTTTTCAACCCCATGGGGCCGGGACCGAATGATAAGGGCTTGTCGCGCAAGCACATCATGAGCGCCATCGACGCCAGCCTCAAGCGGCTGGGCACCGACTACGTAGACCTCTACCAGATTCACCGCTGGGACTATGACACGCCGATTGAGGAAACGCTGGAGGCGCTGCACGACGTAGTGAAGGCCGGCAAGGCCCGCTACATCGGGGCTAGCAGTATGTTCAGCTGGCAGTTTGCGCAGGCGCTGTACTTGGCCGACAAGCACAACTGGACGCGCTTCGTGAGTATGCAGCCGCACTACAACCTGGTGTACCGCGAGGAGGAACGCGAGATGCTGCCGCTGTGCCAGGACCAGGGCATCGGGGTTATTCCGTGGTCGCCGCTGGCTAGGGGCTTGCTCACGGGTGGGCGCTCGAAGGAGCGTAACGAGACGGAGCGCGCCAAAACCGACGCCTTTGGCAAAAGCCTCTACGGCCGCGACGATGACTTTGCGGTGGCCGACCGCGTGACGGAAATTGCCCGGGAGCACGGCCTGCCCAACGCCCAGATTGCCCTGGCCTGGATGCTGAGCAAGCCCGTCATCACGGCGCCTATTGTGGGGGCCAGCAAACCCGGCCACCTCGAAGACGCCGTGGCGGCCGTGGGCGTCAGGCTCTCGGAGGATGAAATAACGCGGCTGGAAGCGCCGTATCAGCCGCATCCGGTGCTGGGCTTCAGCTAG
- a CDS encoding ABC transporter ATP-binding protein, whose protein sequence is MLQAINLRKSYNSLEVLKGIDLTIQRAEIVSIVGSSGAGKSTLLHILGTLDNPDSGEVLFDGQSVTSLGRTSLAKFRNRHIGFVFQFHNLLPEFTAIENVCLPAYLADRSEKEVRVRARELLGLLNLDHRVDHKPSEMSGGEQQRVSVARALINSPEIIFADEPSGNLDSKNAQELHELFFWLRKEFGQTFVIVTHNDTLAQMADRTIVMRDGHILEE, encoded by the coding sequence TTGCTACAAGCCATTAACCTCCGTAAAAGCTACAACTCGCTGGAAGTGCTCAAGGGCATCGACCTCACCATTCAACGGGCCGAAATCGTGAGCATCGTGGGGTCGTCGGGGGCTGGCAAAAGCACGCTGCTGCACATCCTGGGCACGTTGGACAATCCCGACTCGGGCGAGGTGCTCTTCGATGGGCAGTCCGTTACGAGCCTGGGGCGCACCTCGCTGGCCAAGTTTCGCAACCGCCACATCGGCTTCGTGTTTCAGTTTCACAACCTGCTGCCCGAGTTTACGGCCATCGAAAACGTGTGCCTGCCGGCCTACCTCGCCGACCGCTCCGAGAAAGAAGTGCGGGTGCGCGCCCGCGAATTGCTCGGCCTGCTCAACCTCGACCACCGCGTCGACCACAAGCCGAGCGAAATGAGTGGCGGCGAGCAGCAGCGCGTGTCGGTGGCCCGCGCCCTCATCAACTCGCCCGAAATCATCTTTGCCGACGAGCCCAGCGGCAACCTCGACTCCAAGAACGCGCAGGAGCTGCACGAACTGTTCTTCTGGCTGCGCAAGGAGTTTGGCCAAACCTTCGTCATCGTGACCCACAACGACACCCTAGCCCAGATGGCCGACCGCACCATCGTGATGCGCGACGGCCACATTCTGGAGGAGTAG